In a single window of the Nicotiana tomentosiformis chromosome 8, ASM39032v3, whole genome shotgun sequence genome:
- the LOC104102787 gene encoding uncharacterized protein — translation MSKIEEIDTHVKAYLYDIGYHRWSRGHATVSRTWTMTSNIVDSLNVVTKDARELLVVELLEYMRTLLEHWTNEKLLNRKGTFTYLGKKYNKELEDNRTLSHNMRVRALTNYIHTVIDGVKRFIVCLQNKRCSCGQFQLDELPCPHALAALRHKNKSYENYCSPYYTGESLLQSYEIPVDPLPDESKWNVS, via the exons ATGTCAAAGATTGAAGAGATCGACACACATGTTAAAGCATACCTATACGATATTGGCTATCACAGATGGTCTCGAGGGCATGCTACGGTGAGCAGAACATGGACGATGACATCAAACATTGTAGATTCCTTGAATGTGGTAACCAAAGATGCAAGAGAGTTGCTCGTAGTAGAACTATTAGAGTACATGAGGACTCTTCTTGAACATTGGACTAATGAAAAGTTATTGAATAGAAAGGGTACGTTCACATACCTTGGAAAAAAATACAATAAAGAGTTGGAGGACAACAGGACATTATCGCATAATATGAGA GTGAGAGCTTTAACAAATTACATCCATACTGTGATAGATGGTGTGAAGCGCTTCATTGTTTgccttcaaaacaagagatgtagTTGTGGACAATTCCAGCTTGATGAACTTCCATGTCCACATGCTTTGGCAGCTTTGAGGCATAAGAACAAGTCTTATGAAAACTATTGTTCTCCTTATTACACGGGGGAGAGCCTTCTGCAGAGTTATGAAATACCAGTAGACCCGCTTCCAGATGAAAGCAAATGGAATGTATCATAA
- the LOC138898041 gene encoding uncharacterized protein → MPEISKYNGKTDPNDHVTSYTCDIKGNDLEDDEIESVLLKMFGETMSKGAMIWYHNLPPNSINSFAMLADSFIQAHAGAIKLKTRKSDLFKLKQKDNEMLREFVSRFQMEQMDQLPVTDDWAVQAFTQGLNIRSSLAAQQLKQNLVEYPIVTWDDDHKRYQSKLKVEDDQLRALSGSVYPVRTFDRVRRDIYHEPRSNRDRYQPYNGDRRSSGSGRNPMRNERRNDRGQNNRGLMSKNSFDRHVGPKEAPRLSEYNFNVDATTIVSAIRRIKDTKWPRPLQSDTTQRDPNLMCKYHGTHGHRKEDCRQLREEVARLFNNGHR, encoded by the coding sequence atgcccgagatttcTAAGTACAACGGAAAGACCGATCCAAATGAccatgtgacctcctatacatgtgacatcaaagggaacgacttggaggatgatgagatcgagtctgtcttgtTGAAAATGTTTGGGGAGACcatgtcaaaaggagctatgatatggtatcacaacttacctcctaattctattaactcgtttgctatgcttgcagattccttcataCAAGCGCACGCCGGGGCTATCAAACtcaagaccaggaagtcagaccttttcaaacttaaacagaaggataatgagatgctcagagagttcgtgtctcggtttcaaatggaacagatggacCAGCTGCCGGTCactgatgattgggccgttcaggctttcacccaaggactcaacattCGAAGCTCGTTGGCTGCACAGCAGTTAAAACAAAACTTGGTAGAATATCCGATTGTCACTTGGGACGATGACCATAAACGGTATCAATCGAAACTcaaggtcgaagatgatcagcttagGGCCCTTTCCGGGTCCGTGTATCCCGTCAGAACCTTTGACAGAGTCAGGAGAGACATCTATCATGAACCGAGATCAAACAGAGATCGGTATCAGCCGTACAATGGAGATCGAAGAAGCAGTGGTTCTGGGCGGAaccctatgagaaatgaaagaagaaatgatcgaggtcaaaacaaccggggacttatgagcaaaaacagcttcgacaggCACGTCGGTCCTAAAGAAGCGCCAAgattatcagagtacaacttcaacgtcgatgccaCCACTATCGTATCTGCCATCAGACGCAtaaaagataccaaatggcctcgacctctacagtcagatacaacccaaagggatcctaacctaatgtgcaaatatcacggcactcatggccacagaaaagaagactgccgacaattaagagaggaggtGGCCCGACTGTTCAACAACGGACATCGCTGA